In Rutidosis leptorrhynchoides isolate AG116_Rl617_1_P2 chromosome 2, CSIRO_AGI_Rlap_v1, whole genome shotgun sequence, one genomic interval encodes:
- the LOC139888092 gene encoding uncharacterized protein — MANQTRNNDAPLTPGPGIFRAPSVEHSPERDPDEYVLQLESHLQETREKVKELEAHIRHSTVVSEASDPPIPPGFTGTQYTSDPSGSASQPFQSQPQIIPQVPYQSSQQYQYPLQYQYATTNPFQTPMFQQVVKEKKKCTFKQFMDCKTSEYSGHRDPIVTMNWLREVERALKACQCEPELRVTYASRLLKNRAMVWWDTITAPLTEEQLNQVTWEQFSAKVQEQYCTAFDINRLKQEFMQMTMTEEMTVDEAFEQFMDKLRLATTLSQAHMLAKVTESDIKSAKSVKTESVSQVKPAASQSSQQSKKSSRFKPKGQSSQGGSMSSSQKTWCRMCKSSHSGQCTTLTKRCLHCGTVGHEPQDCSFKNNVCWNCQKEGHRSAECPAVRKSYSGVGSGSGVRAVSAGGSSASFVGQKRKNPPQPEARAFQMSVDAATATDDAITGMFLVNSVPARVLFDCGANCSFVSTTFCAKLNVPVSVINEPLSVEVGDGRTVPVTKFVSGITIDIEGSLFPVTCLVMPIPSFDVVLGMNWLSDHKASIKCDRKVISFPVDGGKRVVARGDRGGFRCPLLSMMKAQKSLSKGCDSFLAYVIDVKKEKKVVSDIPVVSEYPEVFPDELPGLPPIREVEYKIELMPGATPVAKAQYRLAPSEIPGETFKIDLIPVELGSFDVIVGMDWMSKIGAEVVCAKKAIRIPRKDKTPVMIYGEKGNSKLKLISYLKAQKCLKKGCYAILAHVNKLETKEKVKSINDVPVARDFPEVFPEKLPGLPPFRSVEFQIDLVPGAAPVARAPYRLAPSELKELQSQLKELLDHGFIRPSTSPWGAPILFVKKKDGSFRMCIDYRELNKLTIKNRYPLPRIDDLFDQLQGSCVYSKIDLRSGYHQLRVKEEDIPKTAFRTRYGHYEFLVMPFGLTNAPAVFMDLMNRVCSPYLDKFVIVFIDDILIYSKKQLYAKFSKCAFWLKEVQFLGHVVSSKGIQVDPAKIEAIKKWETPKTPMQIRQFLGLAGYYRRFIQDFSRIAKPLTALTQKGRKYEWTSEQESAFQLLKKKLTTAPILSLPEGNDDFEIYCDASRQGFGCVLMQRKKVIAYASRQLKIHERNYTTHDLELGAVVFALKIWRHYLYGVKCTVFTDHKSLQHIFDQKQLNMRQRRWVELINDYDCEIRYHPGKANVVADALSIRYFANRIWVPKLGGLRKLILNEAHKTRYSIHPGVGKMYQDLKTHYWWPNLKTDVATYVGECLTCSKVKAEHQKPSGLLQQPEIPEWKWDGITMDFITKLPKTAWGYDTIWVIVDRLTKSAHFLPIKETDRMEKLLRLYIKEVVSRHGIPISIISDRDSRFTSKFWQSLQEALGTRLDMSTAYHPQTDGQSERTIQTLEDMLRACVIDFGNGWDKYLPLAEFSYNNSYHASIKAAPFEALYGRKCRSPICWNEVGDRQLTGPEIIHETTEKIVQIKERLKTARSRQKSYADVRRKPLEFQIGDMVMLKVSPWKGVIRFGKRGKLNPRYVGPFKIIERIGPVAYRLELPQQLAGVHNTFHVSNLKKCLAKEDLTIPLEEIHVDEKLQFIEEPIEIMDREVKRLKQSNIPIVKVRWNARRGPEFTWEREDQMKQKYPHLFSDDAK, encoded by the exons ATGGCTAATCAGACCAGAAATAACGATGCCCCTTTGACTCCCGGACCCGGAATATTTAGAGCGCCGTCAGTAGAGCATAGTCCGGAACGTGATCCAGATGAGTATGTTTTACAGTTAGAAAGCCATCTACAGGAAACTCGAGAAAAGGTAAAGGAATTGGAAGCCCATATTAGGCATTCAACTGTGGTGTCTGAAGCAAGTGATCCACCGATACCTCCAGGGTTTACTGGTACTCAGTATACATCTGACCCATCGGGTAGTGCTTCTCAACCATTCCAGTCTCAACCTCAAATTATACCTCAAGTGCCATATCAATCTTCTCAACAATACCAGTACCCTCTTCAATATCAGTATGCGACAACGAATCCATTTCAAACTCCTATGTTTCAGCAAGTGGTAAAGGAGAAGAAAAAGTGTACGttcaaacagtttatggactgcaagacCTCTGAGTATTCGGGTCATCGCGATCCGATTGTGACAATGAATTGGCTAAGGGAAGTTGAACGGGCGTTGAAAGCCTGTCAATGTGAACCAGAATTGCGGGTAACTTATGCCAGCCGACTGTTAAAGAATCGagctatggtttggtgggatacaattACTGCTCCGTTGACCGAAGAGCAACTCAATCAGGTCACGTGGGAACAATTTTCTGCAAAGGTCCAGGAGCAGTACTGCACCGCATTTGATATCAATCGATTGAAGCAAGAGTTCATGCAAATGACGATGACTGAAGAAATGACAGTCGATGAAGCGTTTGAGCAGTTtatggacaagttaag ACTTGCTACTACTTTGTCACAAGCGCATATGTTAGCAAAGGTAACTGAAAGTGACATTAAGTCGGCCAAAAGTGTGAAAACTGAAAGTGTGTCGCAAGTGAAACCAGCGGCAAGTCAGTCTAGCCAGCAATCAAAGAAATCAAGTCGGTTTAAGCCAAAAGGGCAATCTAGCCAGGGTGGATCAATGTCAAGCAGTCAGAAGACATGGTGTAGGATGTGTAAGTCTTCGCATAGTGGGCAGTGTACAACCTTGACGAAACGTTGTTTGCATTGTGGTACAGTGGGACATGAGCCTCAAGATTGTTCATTTAAGAATAatgtgtgttggaattgtcaaaaAGAGGGTCACAGATCTGCAGAGTGTCCAGCTGTAAGAAAGAGTTATTCCGGGGTGGGGTCCGGGTCAGGGGTACGTGCTGTGTCAGCTGGGGGATCATCTGCTTCCTTTGTGGGGCAGAAGCGCAAGAATCCTCCACAACCTGAAGCTAGAGCCTTTCAGATGTCAGTAGACGCTGCCACAGCTACAGATGATGCAATCACCGGTATGTTCTTAGTAAATTCTGTGCCGGCTCGTGTACTATTTGACTGTGGAGCAAATTGCTCGTTTGTGTCAACtacattttgtgctaagttaaatgtGCCCGTTAGTGTAATAAATGAACCTTTAAGTGTCGAGGTGGGTGATGGTAGGACAGTTCCAGTCACAAAGTTTGTGTCTGGAATTACTATTGACATAGAGGGTAGTCTTTTCCCTGTGACTTGTTTAGTGATGCCTATAccaagctttgatgtagtactaggcatGAATTGGCTTAGTGACCACAAGGCcagtattaagtgcgataggaaagtTATTTCTTTTCCGGTGGATGGTGGAAAACGGGTAGTGGCTCGTGGTGATCGTGGTGGGTTCCGTTGTCCATTGTTGTCGATGATGAAAGCTCAAAAATCTTTGTCCAAGGGATGTGATTCTTTCTTAGCTTATGTGATCGAtgtaaagaaggaaaagaaagtagtGTCCGATATTCCTGTGGTGTCTGAATATccagaagtgttcccagatgaattGCCAGGCTTACCGCCGATCagagaagttgaatataagatcgaGTTAATGCCAGGGGCTACGCCAGTTGCTAAAGCTCAGTATAGATTAGCTCCTTCagaaattc ccggagaaacgtttaaaattgacttgatacccgtagaattaggaagttttgatgtaatagtcggcatggactggatgtccaaaataggagctgaagttgtgtgcgccaagaaggcaattcgcattcctcgtaaggataaaacgccagtaatgatttatggagagaagggtaactcaaagctaaaactcattagttatttgaaagctcaaaagtgcttgaagaaagggtgctatgctatcttagcacatgttaataaactcgaaacaaaggaaaaagtgaagagcatcaatgacgtgcctgtggcaagagattttcctgaagtctttccggaaaagttgccgggattacctccatttagatctgtagaatttcaaatagatttagtaccaggagctgcaccagtggctcgtgctccatatagacttgcaccgtccgagttaaaagaacttcagagtcagttaaaagaattactggatcatggattcatacgaccaagtacttcaccgtggggagctccgattctatttgttaaaaagaaagatggatcttttaggatgtgtatagattatcgtgaattaaataagttaactatcaagaatcggtatccactaccgagaattgacgacttatttgatcaactccaaggatcatgtgtgtactcaaaaattgacttaaggtcgggctatcatcaattacgtgtcaaagaagaggacattccgaaaactgcttttcggacacgttatggtcattacgaatttttggtcatgccgtttgggttgacaaatgcgccagctgtattcatggacctcatgaatcgagtttgtagtccatatttagataagtttgttatcgttttcattgatgatattcttatctattccaaga aacagctatatgctaaattttctaaatgtgctttctggttgaaagaagtgcaatttcttggccacgttgttagtagcaaaggaattcaggttgatccagcaaaaattgaagccattaaaaaatgggagactcctaagacaccaatgcagatacgccaatttttgggtttagccggttattatagaaggtttattcaagatttttcccgaatagctaagccgttgacagcgttaacgcaaaaagggaggaaatatgaatggacttctgagcaggagagtgcatttcagttactgaaaaagaagttgactacggcgcctattttatcgttaccagaagggaacgatgattttgaaatatattgtgacgcttcgcgacaaggttttggttgcgttcttatgcaacgaaagaaagttattgcatacgcatcccgacaattgaagattcacgagcggaattatacgacgcatgatctagaactgggagcagtcgtgtttgcattgaagatatggagacactacttgtatggggttaaatgcactgtgtttactgatcataaaagccttcaacatatttttgatcagaaacagctgaacatgagacaacgtaggtgggtcgagttaataaacgactatgattgtgaaattcgttatcatcccgggaaagcgaacgtggtggccgacgctctaagc attcgatattttgcaaaccgtatttgggtaccgaagttgggtggattaaggaagttgatattgaacgaggcacataagacaagatactcgatacatcctggagttggaaagatgtatcaagatcttaagacacattattggtggcctaacttaaagacagacgttgcaacatatgttggggagtgtttaacttgttccaaggtcaaggcagaacaccagaaaccatcagggttacttcaacaaccagaaatcccagaatggaaatgggatggtattaccatggatttcatcacgaagttaccaaagactgcctggggatacgacaccatttgggtgattgttgatcgtcttaccaaatctgcccatttcttgcctataaaggaaacggatagaatggagaaactattacgattgtatataaaggaagttgtttcaaggcatggaatacctatttccattatatccgatcgtgatagtagatttacatcaaagttctggcaatcactacaggaggccctaggaactcgtttggatatgagtaccgcgtatcatccgcaaaccgacgggcagagtgaaagaacgattcagactcttgaagacatgctcagggcatgtgtgatcgattttggaaacggatgggataaatatctaccattagcagaattctcgtataataatagttatcatgcgagcattaaagctgcgccattcgaagcattgtacggaaggaagtgtagatctcctatttgttggaatgaagtaggagatcgacaattaactggtcccgagatcatacacgaaacgactgagaagatagtacaaatcaaggagagattgaaaacagcccgtagtcgccaaaagagctacgccgatgttcgaaggaaaccattagagtttcagatcggtgacatggttatgttaaaggtgtcaccgtggaaaggtgtaatacgcttcggaaaaaggggtaaactgaacccaagatatgtaggcccgttcaagattatcgaacgcattggaccggtagcttatcgactcgagttaccacaacaactcgccggagtacataatacctttcacgtctcaaaccttaagaagtgtcttgcaaaggaagacctcaccattcctcttgaagaaatccatgtcgacgagaaactacaattcatcgaagaaccaatcgaaatcatggatcgtgaagttaaacggctcaagcagagcaacataccgatcgttaaggttcgttggaatgctcgaaggggtcccgagtttacttgggaacgagaggatcaaatgaaacaaaaatatccacacttgttttccgatgacgcaaaatag
- the LOC139888091 gene encoding uncharacterized protein: MLYGRKCRTPSCWLEAGEKQFAGPEIVQQTAEKVAIAREKLKAARDRQKMYADPRRQPMTFTVGELLDLPPELAGIHDTFNICYIRKCKVDDENQILPLQDLKVDSSKKLVEEPVRIVDRKVTELRKKQIPMVRVEWKHSLGTNLTWETEELMISKYPHLFNRDQILRMESS, from the exons atgttgtatggtagaaagtgtcgaACTCCATCGTGTTGGTTGGAGGCAGGTGAGAAACAGTTTGCGGGTCCAGAAATTGTGCAGCAGACTGCGGAAAAAGTGGCTATCGCACGTGAAAAGCTGAAAgctgctagagatcgacaaaagatgtatgcagatcctCGTCGACAACCAATGACGTTTACTGTAGGTGAAC TGTTAGATCTTCCTCCAGAGTTGGCTGGTATTCATGACACGTTCAACATCTGCtatattcgtaagtgtaaagtGGACGATGAAAATCAAATTCTTCCACTCCAAGATCTGAAAGTAGATTCaagtaagaaattggtggaagaaccAGTGAGGATCGTCGACAGAAAAGTGACTGAGTTACGTAAAAAGCAGATTCCTATGGTGCGTGTggaatggaagcatagtttaggcaccAATCTAACATGGGAGACCGAGGAGTTGATGATCTCTAAATACCCTCATCTGTTTAACCGTGATCAGATTCTGAggatggaatcttcttaa